One Rhinolophus ferrumequinum isolate MPI-CBG mRhiFer1 chromosome X, mRhiFer1_v1.p, whole genome shotgun sequence genomic window, tattcctttttatttgttcatggtatggatgtaccacagttcaACTGTTCACCTGTTGaaagacatctgggttgtttccaattatcaataaagctgttttaaacattcatgtacaggtttttgtgtgaacataattttcatttctctcagataaatgcccaggagtacAAGTGCTGGGTCATCTGATGAGTGTATATTTAGTCTtgtaggaaactgccaaactgttttccagggtggctgtatcattttaccaCCCCCACTCCTCAGCAAGGTATGAGCGATCTAGTTTCTCTGCATCATCACCAGCATTTCATGTTgtcactactttttattttagccattctgatgagTGTGCATTTTCCTAAAGGCTAAGGATGTTGAACGTCTTCCTGTGTGCTTATctgtcatctgtatatcctcttcagtgaaatgccTCTTCATGTTTCTATATCCATTTTCTAAGTGGatcatttgttattgttttttaaactattgagttttgagagttctttttttttttttaggacacaaaagttttctttaaatatttctttgggggaggggacaccaCACTCctcaattaagagaaatatttttacagaggtcttttattttttttccacttgtgccatgaattcatagggaatgggctccagcagctcaggctcctttccactggttctcacaaagtgtgcttctctgggtggggcaggctggcgtttcagttgaacccaggtacctttctctttggcttccttctttttctgatcattttccttcacccgtttcaggaagctatctcggctcttagagtgcttaatatgctcaatacgaacattaattctcttggcaagaatcttgcccttgacttgtttgtttacaacaatgcCAACTGCATGCTGAGTAACATTGTAGACCCTTCCCGTTTTGCCATGGTGACATTTGTGgggcattcctttttgaacagtgcccattcccttgatgtctacaatatcacctttcttgtagattcgcatgtatgtggccaaaggaacaactccatgttttctaaaaggcctagagaacATATAGCGggtgcctctcctctttccctttgtgttggtcattttgacGAATTACTGGAAGATGGCGGTCCCGGCCGAAAACCGAGAGTTCTTATGTGTTTTAGACaccagttctttatcagatatgtatgtggtttccaaatgttttctcccagtttgtagcTTGTCTTTCCTCTTAGCAGGGTCTTTCCCAGAGcataagttttttattttgttgtggcCTGATCTAtcaattttccctttatttcttatGCTTTTGGGGTCAAGTCTAAGATCTCTTTGCTTAGCCCTAGATCctgacatttcactgaagagaatATATGCTAGCTTCACCTGCAAAGTTAACTACaaccctgtttctccgaaaataagacctaccgggacaatcagctctaatgtgtcttttagagcaaaaattaatatacggcccggtcttattttactttaagactgggtataatataatataatataatataatataatacaatataataccgggtcttatattaatttttgctccaaaagacgcattagagctgattgcctggctaggtcttattttcggggaaacacagtatcctAACTTCTAACAGTATAGATTACTGCAGCCTGTTTTTGTATTTCATAGAATGATTCCcttcaaaaaatggaaataccCCTTGGAAATTTAATGCCTTAAGACATCATTGACCAACACTTTTTAATGGATTAGGTCATCATATAATCTTATTTATGTTTAATCATAATACATTTAttgataataattaatattacaaAGTACTTTAAAGTTTATAACAGCCTTTCTCATGCTTTATATCATTTGAGCCTCACATGTTCTCATCAAGTGGAttatattattatcctcatttaaagcgagaaaattgaggctcagagaagttgaatgATTTGTTTATGGTCACCCAGGTAATTGGCAGAAAGATTTAAGAGCTCCAGGAGAAAGAGAACTTCTTTGTCCCCCTTGTTCATGTATCAATTTTAGAGAAGGTTCTGATTGGCTCTGCTTTGTTCATGTGACCAAACATCTGTCAAGAAGAGGGCAGGGCACTATGATGACCCTACGCCCCCGGGTCATGTGGAGTTGTAGGAAGAAATGGGAAACCACGCTGGACAGACAGAACTTCAGTTACCATAGTCCCCAGTAGGGACAAAATCAATTCTATCTATTCCTTGATTTTTATGGAAATGTTAACATAATCAAAGTCTCTCTGTATCCACATTGTTATGACTCATTTTAACAGTTCAGAATCATA contains:
- the LOC117026717 gene encoding 60S ribosomal protein L21-like; the protein is MTNTKGKRRGTRYMFSRPFRKHGVVPLATYMRIYKKGDIVDIKGMGTVQKGMPHKCHHGKTGRVYNVTQHAVGIVVNKQVKGKILAKRINVRIEHIKHSKSRDSFLKRVKENDQKKKEAKEKGTWVQLKRQPAPPREAHFVRTSGKEPELLEPIPYEF